Part of the Echeneis naucrates chromosome 1, fEcheNa1.1, whole genome shotgun sequence genome, CTGTTGGACCCGGGGCCCGTCACTCCTCAGACCGGCATGAGTTCTGCGGGGCGGCCCGACACGGTTCGGTTGGTCTTCCTCGGGGGGGCCGGGGTCGGGAAGAGCGCGCTCATCCGCCGCTTCCTGCACGACCGCTTCGAGCACAAGTACACGCGCACGGTGGAGGAGCTCCACGTGCTGGAGTACGACACCGCCGGATCCGGGAGGCTGCGGCTGGAGATCCTGGACACCAGCGGCAGCTACTCCTTCCCGGCCATGCGCGAGCTGCGCATCCGGCACAGCGACGCCTTCGCCCTGGTGTACGCCGTGGACGACCCGGCGTCCCTGGAGGAGGTCCGGCGGCTCCGGGGCGAGATCCTGGAGCTGAAGGGCGGCGAGCGCGCGTCCATCACCGTGGTGGGCGCCAAGGCGGACCTCACCGAGGCCGAGGGTCGCGTGCTGACGGCTGGTGACGTCATGGCCACGGTGGAGGACGAGTGGGGCGCCAACTTCGTGGAGGCGTCCGCGCGCACGGCTGGAAACACGGTGGGAGTTTTCCGCGCGCTGCTGCACCAGGTGGAGCTGCCCCACCGGCTCAGCCCCGCCATCTGCAGGCGCAGAGACACGCTGCCCAGACCGGCCGTCAGACGGAGGCCACCGCTGAAGAAGAACCACAGCTGCGTCCTGTCGTAGGACTCCCTGCTCGCAtggactttgtgtttttgtgtactttTTTGATGTATATATTATGCCAATAAAACGACTTTTATTACCGTAACCATTATTGCCAATGTTAATTTGCTCATTCAAAAACTGGTTATTCAAAGTGGCTCTTTAAGGGCTCCTCAGTCAGAAAGGGAAGAAAGTTTCCACTTCTGTATTTCCATCTGAGTACAGAACGTATGTCAGTTCAGGTCAGCTCAACAGATAGGGCCTGTGACAAAAACCTATCCAACTTATGTGTTTATGGGgtgttcaaatgaaaaggatTGATTATAAAATTACTGATTTATAAAATGACCACACATTGACCAGCTTCAGACGAACAAGCTGGCTACATTAAAAACTAGACCAACACGGGGAAGCTCAGTTGGCCTGAAGAACCCCCAAATAACATGGTTTGATTTGATCCTTCCAAACGTTTACATTTTGCATTGGTTATTGTAAATGACCATGCCATTTATAGAGAGGTAGcaatataactttttttaaatttcattttaaactagTTTCTTGTGGATCCCCAAATTAATAAAGACAACTTTTATCAGTCATGTCAGTTTCCATTATCATCAGATTCATGGAGGAAATATTTAGATCAATCAGTGATTCATAAAAATTGCTCCTAAAAATAGCTACATCGTGATGTTTCAATaatcaacacacactgacaaaaggAACAAAGAGGCTAAACAAACCTGTGGATCTCATGGtcttttcattcatctgttctTTCCTCCTCCGCTTGTTCTCCTATTATCTTCCTTAACTAATCCCCATGTCAGTTCTAcaatctgctgctgaaaacacacTTAACAGTCTCAAGGGTACATGCAGATCATTAAGGAAGAGGAGCAGGCTACTGTTTCTGGAGCCACACAATACCTGTAAGACATGAAACAACAAATAGTCTTTTTTGCACAACATGGATGCTTCTACAAGACTGCACATCTTTTGTTGTTGGAGTGAATCTGTGGCGAGAGAtagaatgaaaagagagaattCAATACTTCAGCTGCACAAAGGAAGTCAGATCACataattttcaaattcaaagtgCACAAGCATTAAGCAAATGGGTacatttgatttcatgtttgaaaaactccagataagatCAGTTAAACTCATTATGAGAGGCTTCAACCAAAGCATATCCATCATCGATAGATCTGACTGATATCATCAGTTGTGCGACTGACAAAATGGGGCAGCACGatgaacacaacaggagggCTCTACGTattcctgtatgacagagcttatagttaaaaagttaaagtcctctactctttagctatgctgctataggcctgggctgctgggggaaggactgagcttctctctctctctctctctctctctctctctctctctctctctctctctctctctctctctctctctctctctctctctctctctctctctctgtctctccccgtCACCGagcagcctggttctgctcgaggtttctgcctcttaaaggaagtttttccttgccactgttgccaagtgcttgctcattgggggatctgttgggtctctttaaataaatttaaagagtttggtctagatctgctctatatgtaaagtgccttgatgtaactttgttatgatttggcgctatacaaataaatctgatttgatttgatttacgTAAGATTTCCAGATGTTTGCTCTAAAAAGACTTTCAGTGCACTTTTGAAATGAATAAGACACATTATACAAAGAATTTTGCAACCTATTGAAAAATGATTGGTTCTGCTTACCTGAACTGTCCACCTTTTTTAACATACAGTCAGTGGTTCCTACTATAGGCACACCATAggcatatatataaaaattatcttttgaaataatgaatgaatgaaatgttttcattttggattcATAATTTTAAGGCTcatagaaaaatgaaatgaatggtaAAACCATTGCCATTTATAATCTGTCACTCAACAAACCGTCTGATTAGCAGATTATTTCAGTTACAGTTAATAACCACTGGCCTTGAAACTCATTGATCAACATGTAAGAAAGAGAACCCCACTTTTACTTTTGACCCTTTACcactaaaaaagaaagagtcgTCTCAATCAGACGGAGGATTTCACACAGTACAATCATTCGACtaatcagaaaacaaagaaacaaacagcaattCACATCTAAATCCTTAACACCAACTTGCACTTCTTGTCTGTTTACAACCGGTCGTTAAATCCCACTCGGACCACATCTCCCGTCGGCCCCTTCGGCTCCGGAACCTACGAGCAACACCGACCGGCTTTTAGCCAATCACGTAGCAGAATGTGACTTTCTCGAGCTGTGATTGGCTCGTTTTGCACCAATCCTCCCACAATGCTTTGCGGCAGTGCCTCGGAATTCAAATCAAGGCGACCAATCAGAGAGCGCCGTAACGAGCGGAGCAGCATTTTAAACTTGTAGCGCAGACTGTTGTCAAAAGGCTGCGGCTGCCGAGGGACCAGCCGGACGCTTCCGTCACgtttctttccccttttttatttttgtaattttcagatttatgtgcgctatatatatatatatttatgttttttttttcatttgaatgaagtTTTCGAACAACGTCCGCGTCTTAAGTTTTTCAACGTTagttttgatttgaattgagGCGTGTGGGGGAGCTAGCTAGCTTCCAGGACTGAACAAACACATCGGTTGAGCTGTTTATCTGCCGAAAAggaagctttgttttttttttagtcttttattattaattttttatttaaagacgCCGGAATGAGTGCAGCTGTTCCCAAACCGGCCAATCCGTCGGCCCACGTCGACCCTAAGACGGCCCCGCTGAAGGAGATACCGGAGGTGCTGGTGGACCCCCGCACGATGAGGCGATACACCAGGGGACGCTTCCTGGGGAAAGGTGGTTTCGCCAAATGCTACGAAATTACAGACGTGGAGACCAAGCAGGTCTTCGCCGGGAAAATCGTCCCCAAGTCGCTCATCCTGAAGCAGCACCAGCGGGAGAAGATGACCTCGGAGATCGCCATCCACAAGACCCTGAACCACCCGAACATCGTGGGCTTCCACGGCTTCTTCGAGGACGACGACTTTGTGTTTGTCGTCCTGGAAATCTGCAGGAGGAGGGTGAGTGTCGGTGGACCGACGGTTATCACGGCGGGGTCTTCCGCTGTGCCAGCAGAGGAAAAGCCACACTTTAGACCGTTCAAATCAGTAGTTAAACACGCTGCTCTTCTAATGTTGCACAGTTTTATCCCCCTTTTCATGCTCAACTCgatatatttaaaattcacTGTCCAATTTTTGTCTCTCAATGAGACACATTTCACATTCCATTCCTCTTCAGTGTTGGACTTTGCCTGACATCTTCTGCCATCTTGTTCACAGCATCACCAACGTGCCTGCTCATCTAATCATTTCCTTTATTCCTTCAGTCTTTGTTGGAGCTGCACAAGCGTCGTAAGGCTGTGACCGAACCAGAGGCCCGCTACTACATGACTCAGCTGCTCAAGGGTGTCCAGTACCTGCACAACAACAGAGTCatccacagagacctgaagCTGGGCAACATCTTCCTCAATGACGACATGGAGGTCAAGATAGGTGAGTTAAATTTGAAAGAAGGATGAAAGAGGATGATGGTAAAAGCCATCAAGGTCTACCAGCAATTAGAATAAACCTCAACCTTAAGTATAGTAATACCCAGGACACACCCCGGACCTCACATTTGTCACACTTCCTCGATAACTGGTTTACGTTCACAcggtgcaaacacacacacagtcctccGTGGATTAAAAGGAGCGCATCTCTTAGAAATTTATACACAGAATAAAACTTGATCACTGCTGCCTAACCGAAGCTTGTCTGACTATCTGCTTCAGGGGACTTTGGCCTGGCCACCAAGATCGAGTTTGATGGTGAGAGGAAGAAGACGTTGTGTGGAACGCCCAACTACATTGCACCAGAAGTGCTTTGCAAGAAAGGCCACAGCTATGAAGTGGATGTCTGGTCATTGGGATGTATATTGTAAGTTTGGAAACTCAGTTACTCTTGCGCACAGCAGCATTCTCCCCACTCACTACAACCTCTCCCCCCGTTATCTCAGGTACACTTTGTTGGTGGGTAAGCCTCCTTTTGAGACCTCCTGTCTGAAGGAGACCTACAACCGCATCAAGAAAAACAACTACACCATCCCCTGGGTAAGTCGAACTAACAAACACTCACAGTATATTTTCGCAACtcctttaacatttttatttgtcttgcaCAACTTATTTGCCCCACACTCACCCGATAACCTGAACTCACAAACTCTCTGCAGCACATCAATCCGGCTGCATCCAATCTCATCAAGCAAATGCTGCACGCTGATCCCTCCCAGAGGCCCACCATCGCTGATTTGCAAGTGGATGAGTTCTTCACATCTGGCTACATCCCCTTACGTCTGCCCACTACTTGCCTCACGGTGCCCCCACGCTTCTCCATTGCTCCCTCCACAGCAATGGAGCTCGGCCAAAGGCGCCCCCTGACTGCTATTAACAACAAAGGTAATGCTCCCAGCAGCACTTATTACCAAAGTCTCCTTCAGTCTACCAATTAAAATATACTGGCATTGTTTGCTTGCACATATCTCCTCAAAGGGGTTTGATTAGTGTCTTAGTGGAGTTAATgaacaccctttttttttttttccccccccagcTGGGACAGAGAAGGTGGAAGCTAAGGAGGAGCCTCAGCAAAGGTGAGAAATGCTAACTCCGATTGTGTCAACCTTCAGACGAAATGATGtctctttatttattgttgattggattttgtgtgtttagggaGGCTGAGCCGCCTGAGAGCCATCTGAAAGacatgctgcagcagctcaaCAGTATCATTGCTGCCAAGCCCTCTGAGAAAGCAATCATACGCCAAGGTGGGTGTGAGCTCCTCGGTTTATCTGACATCTCAGTTCAGCTGCACATTATAGTGGTTTGTATGCTCTTTTTGACTGTGTCAACAGTATACAAAGcatttgttccttttgtgtgtttccagaaGAGGCAGAGGATCCTGCATGTATCCCTATCTTCTGGATCAGCAAATGGGTCGATTACTCTGATAAATATGGGTTAGGTAAGAGGAAGATGTCCGTCTGCCAGAGATTTTTATAGATGATGATTTTAAGCCATTCTAGTTCTTCCCACTCTCTTTCCCCTCTGCCACCTATAGCTATCTTTAAATATAAACTGTCACACGCAGTGTATAAACTTCTATAGAGAAACAGATCCAAATGATTCTCAACCagaagtttattttgttttccaaaaatcTGACATTGTCTGCTGGTCTCGAATTCACCATCAAAGTATTCGATGCAGTGGATGTtgagttttctttattttaatgtctCAATCTCAGGCTACCAGCTCTGTGACAACAGCGTGGGCGTGCTGTTCAATGATTACACACGTCTGATCATGTATGCCGATGGAGACAGTCTGCAGTACATCGACAAGACGGCGGCTGAATCCTACCTCAGTGTCCGATCTTACCCAACTACGCTCAACAAGAAAGTGAGCTTTTTAAATAACTACCTAAACAAGCTCAGGTTCAATTATTATTGTATGCAAAGTTGACAAATCTCTTAATATCATGTTCTTGTTTCTCATGTgctcattgtgttttcttttagatAACGCTGTTGAAATATTTCCGCAACTACATGAGCGAGCACCTGTTGAAGGCCGGAGCAAATATAGCCCGGCGGGAGGGGGATGAGCTGGCCAGGCTGCCGTACCTCTCCATGTGGTTCAGAACAAAGAGCGCCATCGTCCTGCACCTCACCAACGGCACTGTTCAGATCAACTTCTTCCAGGTGAGACACCCACTTCATCTACAGTGTTTTCCCTCCTTTCGCTGCACAAAGCCTGACCCTACATTTTCCAATGACCCTCCTCTGCCAGGACCACACCAAGCTGATCCTGTGTCCGCTGATGGCTGCTGTGACGTACATCGACGAGAAGCGAGACTTCCGCACCTACAAGCTGTCCCTGCTGGAGGAGTTTGGCTGCAGCAAAGAGCTGGCCAGCCGCATCCGCTATGCCAAGCTCATGGTGGAGAAACTGCTGGACAGCAAACCCACCTCCACTGCACACTAAACCATCTTTCCCCAAAGTTTAAAATCACTGTCTCTGTTTCAGCCACTGgccccttctctctgtctgtcagcctctCAGGAGCGGGACAGGCAGCAGATGTATGTTGCTGAGGGGCTGCAGTGTAATTGTATCGACTTTGACATGTACCAtgagaattaaattttttttccatcacaccTATTGTTAGTAAAAATTCACTCCAGCTCATAACTGTTTTTAATGAAGCTTACGCCTGTTGATGTGATCTAGGCTGAATTGTCTCAGCCCAGCACACGATTGACCATGTTCAAACAAGTCCATGTGGAAAAGGCTGTTCAGTGTTCAAGCTCCTCGATGGCTTCTTAgcatttattcatgtttctgtttcacagtgGACAAATCTGGGTGAGGGGTTGTTGAGCCTTTGACTGGTGTGTGGATGGAGAAAGCTTCtgtggtctgtttttgtctgtttttatctgtgttgtgtgttgaaaTGACCATGTCATCAAGTCTTCATCATGTACATTCTTCTTGCAGTTTTACCTTTTTATAAAAGTCTATTatagatgtttgtttgttttttaaccaaGATGTACAGACTTGTACAGCCTGAACATTCATACATGTTGTAAAGATGGTTCACCCGAGTTTAAATAAAGATTCACTTGAATAAGACAAAACACTTGAGTCACagaatattcattttcaaaacaaagctCGTATACAGAAAAACCCTTTCAGTTCTGTAACAACTAGCTGAACTGGTGGAAGTTGTGAGATTATTTTGTCCATATCTACAGTTATTCTTCTGACGCTGAGCTTTTTAAATGTCTGCACAGAATAACTACATCAAGTGACGTGAATAAAATTGGAAAACACTTCCACCTATTTCTCTAAATGTATTGACAGTGTTGAAATGTAGTTATCATACAGATAAATCACTTAGAGCCACAGAGAAAACTTCTTTTTAGTGGAAAATAAAGACTGCCAGTCTGTTTTAATTCGTTCAGCTGGAAGCCAAAGCGCTGATTCATTCAGTGAAACTGACTTTGTTGCTTCATTAGCGCCTCCCAGAGGACACAAACGGCCCTTACagcctcattcattcataatatTTTACAACAGCTACACACATCCGGCACTTCTTACTTCACCAACTCTCAATTTCTGAGATCCAAACTGTACAAATGTTTTAAGATTAATTTGTTAAGCagatacatttaaatataatcaCTAAACTTTGTCAATAGAATAAAGACAAATGCTTCAACATGCTGAGTCAGTCatggttgttctttttttacttttgatgttgtgtttcagtgactgAACTTAAACTTggcaggcttaaaaatacaaagttaATTTGTTCACAAATGACTGTGAATCAAAGTTCAGCTGGTGGTCTGGATTTTCTGTACACGAGGTCCCTGAAAGCATTTTTCTAACAAAGACCAAGTGCTGCAGTTCAGTCCCCATGGCCGCTGTAGCAGGAAAATCAGCGGCAACTCATAACAATAGTCAGAGTGCATTCTTTCTAGGTGAGCTAGCCTGGATTTATACATGGTCACCTACAGGAACAGCTGAAGGAAATTAGTCAGTGCGAAAAAaacctttctcctttttttaacTGATTTGGTTATGTGTTTGACTTAAACTAAGTTTGATTCCTAACTTTGGgtaaaatatatctttttttttttttttttttaatcgtgaCATGACGATCACGCTAAACAACACAGCGAGCCAATTCTCTTTCAAGTCCAGGAAGAGAATCCAGTACAGCAAACCTGCATGATCATACATAACTGTTTATACTGCTGTTGACAAATAGGGATAAAGTGAATTATGGCATTAGTCAACAACAGCAGTGTAAAgacaataacaaaagaaaagtcagtGGAATCACATAAGTTTAATGTAAATTGTATAAAACTTTAACAGCAACTCgtttttctttaaatagaaCAGGTAAACTGATcagatgttaaaatgttaacGGTGTGTGGACTGAATCTtgttaaaatcttatttttaaatgtttacacAGTGACAGAAGGATTTGTATGTCTGATAAAAGTATTCCGAGTCTGTATTTCAGTCAATTCAGACGGCAGCAGTGTAAAGTAACATCTCCATTATGATGTCCAGTCACCAGCGTGTCTTGTCCCCCCCAGCGAGCCAGCTGCCAGCCTTCGCTCTCAGGAGCCCACACCATCCTCACGGCCCCTTGATGCTCCagctcccacacacacacacagccgctCTGACTCAGGCCGACGACGCTGGAGCTGCTGACGTCGGCTTCACACAGTCTGCAGAACACAAAGGGCCAGAGGGAGACGTTAGGtgaatgtacacacacagaaacacacacctcGTCCTTCATCAGTCCTCCTCTCACCTGCCAGACCAGGCTTTGGGCGGATACAGCTGAGTAGCTAGGACAGACTTGCTACTCAGAGGGTTAATGGCAACCAAAGAGAAGAAGGcggtcctcttcctctcctcttcttcctcctgctctgacaacatttcatcttttgctttggcttctttttcttccccctcaagagagctgagcagctgatgctgcagcaggacaaaTAACACCCCCtgcgcacaaacacaacaacacaaaggtgTGACACAGTTGGAAGGTGAGACAGCTACAGCGGCAGAGGAAAAGCAAACAGACTCACATTGTAGGCGTATCCTCTGAGAGCGGCCGTGTGTGAAAACACATCACCCAGGATGATTCTGCGCAGCAGCTGCCCGCTCTTCAGATTCCTGTGACggacaaatgaaaaacacattcgACTGTAAACATCAGCAGAGCATGTGAGCACCATACTGAGATTTTAAAGACCTTTTAAGAGGCAGTGTtttgtcacagcaggaaaagcaTGTGTGATTAATAACACAGAAAATTATTGCATTCCATTTAGTTTTGcccattcaaattcaaataaagtCAGAATCTCTACTCCAATGCTTAAAAAGATCATTTCTCTCAAAGTGGAACCGTAGAGCTCTAATGTTGACACATTAAACATTATAAGGATTTTATAAATTCCATTTGGGTTCTGAGCAGTTAGATCTCGTCACTAAACCTGATCAGACTTGGGTCAAACAGAACACATTTCtcgaatacacacacacacacagagccctgGACTGTATCCCAGCATGCAcaggcaaaagacaaaaaaacatgcagggGTTCTTTCATGTATGTAACCAATTCACATTCATCCTAACAAAATTGTTGGCTGACGTAGCCTGTGTCCATAAAGTTGTTAGTGTTGTCTGAGTCTACACTGATCAACATCAGCTATATTTTATGGGacaataaacacaacagcatgTTTAAAGCAATATTTAACTCTTTATCTTTATCTAAATGAAGTGGTAATATCATGAATAAAAGTTCTCTCTGGcagcatctctctctttccctcttcctATTTTTTCTGCCTGTATCTTCACTGAGATTTCTGTTGTCTCTCAGTCCAACGGCAACAAGGAGGCAGAAGACGACTTCGGGCTCTGTCAGTCCAACAGTCAgcataaaaaaatggaaatgaccTGGGCCGCCCTTCTCTTCCTCACCAGATAAAGACATGTCCACCCTCATCTGTGCCAATCAGAGCATCAGGAAGTCCGTCCACTGGTGCGATGGCCCCGACACAAACACCAGGAGACACAAGAGGCTGAGAGCTTGGTgtgctgagagaaagagagccaGAGAAAGGGGGGTGGGGAAAAAGAAGACTGAGAAACTCTGCAAAGTGAAATCAACGAGCAGAGATAACTACAATAACTCCTGTTACCTGTTGTTGTCTGACAAGGTAAACACCTTCAGGGTGGAACCTGCAGCTGAGTGGCAGGACGCCACCACTCTGGAATTGGACACACCAACAACAGTCTGGACGATCccctcacacagcagcagctgaatgagGCTGGAGCACGACAGCATCCTGCGCACATGAAcaccacacaaagacagttttAATTGCAGAAGCTTCAAAAGGTCTAAAGCTAATTCCAAAAGCTGTTTCTTCCCAAGAACGATTAATCTCATgcacactggaaaaaaaaaacaaaaaaacaaacaacttaatCCAGCACAAGGCTGTAATCctgcatttaaacatttaaggcagaatgtaaaacaaagcacaaaatattAGAGTCTAGTTGACAGTTGTTGTATTCACCTCACTTCTCTGATTTCCAGCTGACCCAGAGTCACAAACATCAGCCCAGCAGTGTCTGGGATGGGAAACACATTGATCACTGGCTGtaagcaaagaaagaaataaatcctatcaatgaaatacatta contains:
- the rasd3 gene encoding RASD family member 3; its protein translation is MSSAGRPDTVRLVFLGGAGVGKSALIRRFLHDRFEHKYTRTVEELHVLEYDTAGSGRLRLEILDTSGSYSFPAMRELRIRHSDAFALVYAVDDPASLEEVRRLRGEILELKGGERASITVVGAKADLTEAEGRVLTAGDVMATVEDEWGANFVEASARTAGNTVGVFRALLHQVELPHRLSPAICRRRDTLPRPAVRRRPPLKKNHSCVLS
- the plk1 gene encoding serine/threonine-protein kinase PLK1 isoform X1, with the protein product MSAAVPKPANPSAHVDPKTAPLKEIPEVLVDPRTMRRYTRGRFLGKGGFAKCYEITDVETKQVFAGKIVPKSLILKQHQREKMTSEIAIHKTLNHPNIVGFHGFFEDDDFVFVVLEICRRRSLLELHKRRKAVTEPEARYYMTQLLKGVQYLHNNRVIHRDLKLGNIFLNDDMEVKIGDFGLATKIEFDGERKKTLCGTPNYIAPEVLCKKGHSYEVDVWSLGCILYTLLVGKPPFETSCLKETYNRIKKNNYTIPWHINPAASNLIKQMLHADPSQRPTIADLQVDEFFTSGYIPLRLPTTCLTVPPRFSIAPSTAMELGQRRPLTAINNKAGTEKVEAKEEPQQREAEPPESHLKDMLQQLNSIIAAKPSEKAIIRQEEAEDPACIPIFWISKWVDYSDKYGLGYQLCDNSVGVLFNDYTRLIMYADGDSLQYIDKTAAESYLSVRSYPTTLNKKITLLKYFRNYMSEHLLKAGANIARREGDELARLPYLSMWFRTKSAIVLHLTNGTVQINFFQDHTKLILCPLMAAVTYIDEKRDFRTYKLSLLEEFGCSKELASRIRYAKLMVEKLLDSKPTSTAH
- the plk1 gene encoding serine/threonine-protein kinase PLK1 isoform X2; translated protein: MSAAVPKPANPSAHVDPKTAPLKEIPEVLVDPRTMRRYTRGRFLGKGGFAKCYEITDVETKQVFAGKIVPKSLILKQHQREKMTSEIAIHKTLNHPNIVGFHGFFEDDDFVFVVLEICRRRSLLELHKRRKAVTEPEARYYMTQLLKGVQYLHNNRVIHRDLKLGNIFLNDDMEVKIGDFGLATKIEFDGERKKTLCGTPNYIAPEVLCKKGHSYEVDVWSLGCILYTLLVGKPPFETSCLKETYNRIKKNNYTIPWHINPAASNLIKQMLHADPSQRPTIADLQVDEFFTSGYIPLRLPTTCLTVPPRFSIAPSTAMELGQRRPLTAINNKGNAPSSTYYQTKEEPQQREAEPPESHLKDMLQQLNSIIAAKPSEKAIIRQEEAEDPACIPIFWISKWVDYSDKYGLGYQLCDNSVGVLFNDYTRLIMYADGDSLQYIDKTAAESYLSVRSYPTTLNKKITLLKYFRNYMSEHLLKAGANIARREGDELARLPYLSMWFRTKSAIVLHLTNGTVQINFFQDHTKLILCPLMAAVTYIDEKRDFRTYKLSLLEEFGCSKELASRIRYAKLMVEKLLDSKPTSTAH